Proteins co-encoded in one Populus trichocarpa isolate Nisqually-1 chromosome 10, P.trichocarpa_v4.1, whole genome shotgun sequence genomic window:
- the LOC7481557 gene encoding CSC1-like protein At1g69450, whose product MLVSAILTSVGINSALCVIFLVLYSILKKQPSYYEVFAPRLLAEGSSKQGSRFNLERLLPSAGWLSKAWKLSEEEMLSSSGLDAVVYMRMITFCLKVFSFAGIIGILILLPVNCSGTELDQIDFADLYTSSLDAFTISNVNSGSKLLWIHFSAVYAVTIFICYLLYYEYNYISSKRIAYFYSAKPQPHQFTILVRNIPVSVGSNVSDSVESFFTEYHPTTYLSHTVLRRTSKVQSLIKDANKLYKRLLHLQSEPSEQKYKRVGLCGHKVDLLDHYGKRLDDLEQNVRLKQSEALLAEDTHAAFVSFKSRYGASTVFHLQQSINPTHWLTEEAPAPDDVYWPFLSSSFMRRWISKLVVVVACILLTVLFLIPVVVVQGLTNLSQLEVWFPFLKSILDISFVSQVITGYLPSLILQLFLKAVAPIMVFLSSIQGYISHSMIEKSACKKVLWFTIWNIFFATAFSGSIFYQVSIFLDPKKIPAKLAVAVPAQASFFITYVVTSGWTSTTSELARIFPLICHLTTKCCAKSTDEGIEVPSIPYHKDIPRILFFGLLGITYFFLAPVILPFLLVYLCLAYIIFRNQFINVYAPKYETAGKFWPIAHNSMIFSLVLMHAIAVGIFTLKKLPLASTLIIPLPVLTLLFNEYCRKRFLPFFIAYPAEVLIKKDMEDQNDATMSEFLDRLVTAYRDPALMPIQYSADIDSLNRPLISSAGV is encoded by the exons ATGCTCGTCTCGGCTATTCTAACATCTGTGGGGATAAACTCTGCTCTATGTGTTATATTCCTGGTACTGTATTCTATATTGAAGAAACAACCAAGTTATTATGAAGTTTTTGCACCGCGCTTGCTCGCGGAAGGGAGTTCTAAACAGGGAAGCCGTTTCAATCTTGAAAGGCTATTACCATCTGCTGGTTGGTTGTCAAAGGCATGGAAGCTATCTGAAGAGGAAATGTTATCTTCTTCAGGCTTGGATGCTGTGGTGTATATGCGAATGATAACTTTCTG TTTGAAAGTGTTTTCATTCGCTGGGATAATAGGAATACTTATTCTTCTCCCAGTGAACTGTTCGGGGACTGAGCTTGACCAAATTGATTTTGCTGATTTGTATACTAGCTCACTGGATGCGTTTACCATTTCAAATGTAAATAGTGGCTCAAAGTT GTTATGGATTCACTTCTCTGCTGTATATGCTGTCACTATTTTCATATGCTATCTACTGTATTAT GAATATAACTATATTTCTTCAAAAAGGATTGCATATTTTTATTCAGCCAAACCTCAGCCACATCAGTTCACCATTTTAGTTCGCAATATCCCTGTCTCAGTTGGAAGCAATGTCAGTGACAGTGTTGAGAGCTTCTTTACAGAGTATCACCCTACCACATATCTTTCACATACAGTTCTTCGTCGAACTAGCAAAGTTCAGAGCCTCATT AAAGATGCAAACAAATTGTACAAGAGGCTTCTTCACTTGCAATCAGAACCATCTGAACAGAAGTATAAGCGAGTTGGATTGTGTGGACATAAGGTTGATCTTTTGGATCATTATGGGAAGAGGTTAGATGACTTAGAGCAGAATGTGAGATTGAAGCAATCAGAGGCATTATTGGCAGAA GATACTCATGCTGCCTTTGTGTCATTCAAGTCGCGGTATGGTGCTTCCACTGTTTTCCATCTGCAACAATCAATCAACCCCACACATTGGCTCACAGAAGAAGCTCCTGCACCTGATGATGTCTATTGGCCTTTTCTTTCATCATCATTCATGCGAAGATGGATTTCTAAGCTTGTGGTTGTAGTTGCATGTATTCTTCTTACAGTTTTGTTCCTTATTCCTGTTGTAGTTGTACAAGGTCTCACTAACCTGAGTCAGCTGGAAGTTTGGTTTCCATTCCTGAAAAGCATTCTAGACAT atcatttgtcagTCAAGTAATTACAGGATATCTTCCTAGTCTGATTCTTCAGTTGTTCCTAAAGGCCGTGGCCCCAATCATGGTGTTCCTTTCCTCCATTCAAGGATACATTTCTCATAGCATGATAGAAAAGAGTGCATGTAAGAAAGTACTCTGGTTCACAATATGGAACATCTTCTTCGCCACTGCATTTTCTGGGTCCATATTTTATCAGGTTTCCATCTTTCTTGACCCCAAGAAAATTCCTGCAAAGTTGGCTGTTGCTGTTCCAGCTCAG gCGTCATTTTTCATTACTTATGTTGTCACTTCTGGATGGACGAGCACTACATCAGAACTTGCTCGCATATTCCCTCTAATTTGCCATCTAACAACTAAGTGTTGTGCTAAAAGTACGGATGAAGGAATTGAAGTTCCATCTATTCCTTACCACAAGGACATTCCGAGGATTCTTTTCTTTGGACTTCTTGGCATTACGTATTTCTTCCTAGCTCCAGTCATTCTGCCCTTCCTTCTGGTGTATCTCTGTCTCGCATACATCATCTTCCGTAACCag TTCATAAATGTATACGCTCCCAAGTATGAAACTGCGGGGAAATTTTGGCCTATCGCTCACAATTCGATGATATTTTCTCTGGTACTCATGCATGCAATTGCAGTGGGAATTTTTACTCTGAAGAAGCTCCCTCTTGCATCAACCTTAATTATTCCTCTTCCAGTTCTCACGCTTCTGTTTAATGAGTACTGCCGGAAACGCTTCCTTCCGTTTTTTATCGCTTATCCTGCTGAG GTGTTGATAAAGAAGGACATGGAAGATCAAAATGATGCTACAATGTCTGAGTTTCTTGATAGATTGGTCACCGCCTATCGGGACCCAGCTCTAATGCCGATTCAGTACTCTGCAGACATTGACAGCCTTAACAGACCGCTTATATCATCTGCTGGAGTTTGA
- the LOC7481558 gene encoding 26S proteasome non-ATPase regulatory subunit 11 homolog, producing the protein MSTSHLPATTDSIAQALEAKNPSEAISIYYIILENPSSSPESLRIKEQAITNLSDLLRQENRAEELRSLLTKLRPFFALIPKAKTAKIVRGIIDTVAKIPGTSDLQISLCKEMVLWTRAEKRTFLRQRVEARLAALLMENKEYSEALNLLSGLIKEVRRLDDKLLLVDIDLLESKLHFSLRNLPKAKAALTAARTAANAIYVPPAQQGTIDLQSGILHAEEKDYKTAYSYFFEAFEAFNALEDPRAVFSLKYMLLCKIMVSQADDVAGIISSKAGLQYVGPELDAMKAVADAHAKRSLKLFETALRDFKAQLEEDPIVHRHLSSLYDTLLEQNLCRLIEPFSRVEIAHIADLIELPIDHVEKKLSQMILDKKFAGTLDQGAGCLVIFEDLKTDAIYPATLETISNIGKVVDSLYVRSAKIMA; encoded by the coding sequence ATGTCAACATCACATCTCCCTGCAACTACAGATTCAATTGCTCAGGCTTTAGAAGCAAAAAACCCATCTGAAGCCATTTCTATCTACTACATCATACTAGAGAACCCATCTTCTTCTCCTGAATCCCTCAGGATTAAGGAACAGGCCATTACAAATCTCTCAGATCTTCTTAGACAGGAGAATCGGGCAGAGGAGCTTCGAAGCCTTCTGACCAAGTTGAGGCCCTTTTTTGCATTGATTCCCAAGGCAAAAACTGCTAAAATTGTTCGTGGGATAATTGATACAGTAGCTAAAATACCAGGCACTTCTGATCTTCAGATTTCTCTGTGCAAAGAGATGGTGCTGTGGACCCGTGCTGAGAAGCGAACTTTTCTTCGGCAGCGAGTTGAAGCAAGACTCGCAGCCCTTTTGATGGAAAATAAAGAGTATTCAGAAGCATTAAACCTGCTTTCTGGTCTGATCAAGGAGGTGAGAAGATTGGATGACAAGCTTCTTCTTGTGGACATAGACTTGCTGGAGAGTAAGCTCCACTTTTCTCTTAGAAACCTCCCTAAAGCCAAGGCTGCACTCACGGCAGCAAGAACAGCAGCCAACGCAATTTATGTGCCTCCAGCCCAACAGGGTACTATAGATTTGCAGAGTGGGATCCTTCACGCAGAAGAAAAGGATTACAAAACTGCTTACAGCTACTTCTTTGAAGCATTTGAAGCTTTCAATGCACTTGAAGATCCCCGAGCAGTATTTAGCCTCAAGTATATGTTGTTGTGCAAAATAATGGTGAGCCAAGCTGATGATGTTGCAGGAATAATATCATCCAAAGCAGGACTTCAGTATGTGGGGCCTGAGCTGGATGCAATGAAAGCTGTTGCTGATGCTCATGCAAAACGCTCCTTGAAGCTCTTTGAGACTGCACTGCGGGATTTTAAGGCCCAGCTAGAAGAAGACCCAATTGTTCATAGGCATCTGTCATCCCTATATGATACTTTATTAGAGCAGAACCTCTGCAGGTTGATTGAGCCATTCTCAAGGGTTGAGATTGCTCACATCGCTGACCTGATTGAACTGCCCATAGATCACGTGGAGAAGAAACTATCCCAGATGATTCTGGATAAGAAATTTGCTGGGACTTTGGACCAAGGTGCTGGATGCCTCGTCATTTTTGAGGATCTTAAAACAGATGCAATCTACCCAGCAACGTTGGAGACCATTTCCAATATTGGCAAGGTAGTTGATAGCCTCTACGTGAGGTCTGCCAAGATTATGGCCTAA
- the LOC7492914 gene encoding vesicle transport v-SNARE 12 has protein sequence MSEVFEGYERQYCELSANLSRKCNSTSLLPDGVEKNAKVNEIKSGLDDCDVLIRKMDLEARSLQPNVKAMLLAKLREYKSDLNKLKREFKRITSGDVNQASRVELLEAGMADVHSVSADQRERMTMSVERLNQSGDRIKESRRTMLETEELGVSILEDLHQQRQTLLHAHNKLHGVDDAIDKSKKVLTSMLRRMTRNKWIVGSVIAALVVAIIFIILFKISHH, from the exons ATGAGTGAAGTCTTCGAAGGATACGAGCGTCAGTACTGCGAGCTCTCTGCCAATCTCTCTCGAAAGTGCAACTCCACTTCTCTTCTTCCCGATGGAG TGGAAAAGAACGCAAAGGTCAATGAGATTAAATCTGGACTGGATGATTGTGATGTTCTG ATTCGGAAAATGGACCTCGAGGCGAGGAGTTTGCAGCCGAATGTGAAGGCTATGCTTCTGGCCAAGTTGAGGGAATATAAGTCTGATCTGAATAAGTTGAAGAGGGAATTTAAGAGGATAACTTCTGGCGATGTCAATCAGGCTTCCCGTGTAGAGTTGTTGGAAGCTGGGATGGCTGATGTGCATTCG GTTTCTGCAGATCAAAGAGAAAGAATGACTATGTCCGTAGAGAGACTAAATCAGTCAGGTGATAGGATTAAGGAGAGCAGAAGAACCATGCTAGAGACAGAAGAGCTTGGTGTCTCAATTCTTGAAGATTTGCATCAACAGCGCCAGACTCTCCTACATGCTCATAACAAG CTCCATGGAGTAGATGATGCTATTGACAAGAGTAAGAAAGTCCTAACTTCTATGTTGAGAAGAATGACCAGAAACAAGTGGATCGTTGGCTCAGTAATTGCTGCTCTTGTCGTGGCCATCATCTTTATAATCTTATTCAAGATTTCTCATCATTAA